Proteins from one Romboutsia sp. CE17 genomic window:
- the pxpB gene encoding 5-oxoprolinase subunit PxpB, translated as MKYLVVGDCAISIEFGNEISYEINNKIKIFNNLIKSLNIEGIIETVPSFKSLLVYYDPSKLYFEEVKQILSNIYKNIDTKVNNKKRVIEIPVCYDEEFGVDLEFVGDYTNLSLDEIINIHSSKEYLIYMLGFLPGFAYLGGMDKKLVTPRLKNPRLKLDAGAVGIGGEQTGIYPLSSPGGWRIIGKTPLKPYDLNREKPILYEAGDYIKFKPINKKDYYKIKDLVDKGIYECNVIEGSA; from the coding sequence ATGAAATATTTAGTAGTAGGGGACTGCGCCATATCTATAGAATTTGGAAATGAAATTAGTTATGAAATAAATAATAAAATAAAAATATTTAATAATCTTATTAAATCCTTAAATATAGAAGGCATAATAGAAACAGTTCCATCATTCAAATCTCTATTGGTATATTATGATCCTTCAAAGTTATATTTTGAAGAAGTAAAACAAATCTTATCTAACATTTATAAAAATATAGACACCAAAGTTAACAATAAAAAGAGAGTTATTGAAATTCCAGTTTGTTATGATGAAGAATTTGGAGTAGATTTAGAGTTTGTAGGAGATTATACAAATTTATCTTTAGATGAAATTATTAATATACACAGTTCTAAAGAGTATTTGATATATATGCTCGGCTTCTTGCCTGGATTTGCATACTTAGGGGGTATGGATAAAAAATTAGTTACTCCAAGATTGAAAAATCCAAGATTAAAATTAGATGCTGGAGCTGTTGGAATCGGGGGAGAGCAAACAGGAATTTACCCATTGTCTTCACCAGGTGGGTGGAGAATAATTGGAAAGACTCCATTAAAGCCATATGATTTAAATAGAGAAAAACCTATTTTATATGAAGCAGGCGATTATATAAAATTTAAGCCAATTAATAAAAAAGATTATTATAAAATAAAAGACTTAGTAGATAAGGGAATATATGAGTGTAATGTTATTGAAGGGAGTGCTTAA
- a CDS encoding acetyl-CoA carboxylase biotin carboxylase subunit, with amino-acid sequence MFNKVLIANRGEIAVRIIRACKALNIKTVAIYSEADKNSLHTELADEKLCIGPPNPRESYLDINKVISAAIVSRADAIHPGFGFLSENSKFVELCNKNNIKFIGPNSSTIDCMGNKSKARNTMIKAGVPVVPGSTNPIYKSEDGKVIADSIGYPVIVKASSGGGGKGMRIVECEQDFISLFNIAQIESVNAFGDNTMYVEKYIKNPKHIEVQILGDSFGNVIHLGERDCSIQRNHQKMIEESPSPIITEEIRCKIGECAVKAAKAVNYENAGTIEFLLDENFNFYFIEMNTRIQVEHPVTEMVTGIDLIKEQIKIAAGLKLSYNQSEINIKGHSIECRINAEDPSKNFLPSPGQITALHLPGGNGVRIDTAIYSGYKLPTNYDSMIAKIIVHGEDRHEAIQKMKSALDELVIEGIETNSNFQYSIMNNKVFISGNANTGFIEELLS; translated from the coding sequence ATGTTTAATAAAGTGTTAATTGCAAATAGAGGGGAAATAGCAGTGAGGATAATAAGGGCCTGTAAAGCTCTTAATATAAAAACTGTTGCAATATATTCAGAGGCAGATAAAAATTCACTTCATACTGAATTAGCAGATGAAAAGTTATGTATCGGACCACCTAACCCTAGAGAAAGTTACTTAGATATTAATAAAGTAATAAGTGCTGCTATAGTAAGTAGAGCAGATGCAATACATCCAGGTTTTGGATTCTTATCTGAAAATAGTAAGTTTGTAGAGTTATGTAATAAAAATAATATAAAATTTATAGGTCCTAATAGCAGCACAATAGATTGTATGGGGAACAAATCTAAAGCTAGAAATACAATGATTAAAGCAGGAGTTCCTGTAGTACCAGGAAGTACTAATCCTATATATAAAAGTGAAGATGGTAAAGTAATTGCAGATAGTATAGGATATCCAGTTATTGTCAAAGCATCCTCTGGTGGAGGAGGCAAAGGTATGAGAATTGTAGAGTGTGAACAAGATTTTATAAGCCTATTTAACATAGCTCAAATTGAATCTGTAAATGCCTTTGGTGATAATACTATGTATGTTGAAAAGTATATTAAAAATCCTAAACATATTGAGGTTCAAATATTAGGTGATAGCTTTGGAAATGTAATACATCTTGGGGAGAGAGATTGTTCTATTCAAAGAAATCATCAAAAAATGATAGAAGAATCGCCTTCACCAATTATTACTGAAGAGATTAGGTGTAAGATTGGTGAATGTGCAGTAAAAGCTGCAAAAGCTGTTAATTATGAAAATGCAGGTACAATAGAATTTTTACTAGATGAAAATTTTAATTTTTATTTTATAGAGATGAACACAAGAATACAGGTTGAACACCCAGTAACAGAAATGGTAACTGGCATAGATCTTATTAAAGAACAAATAAAAATCGCAGCTGGATTAAAGCTATCTTATAATCAGAGTGAAATAAATATAAAAGGTCATTCCATTGAGTGCAGAATAAATGCAGAAGATCCTTCTAAAAACTTTTTACCTTCACCAGGACAAATAACAGCTCTACACCTTCCAGGAGGAAACGGAGTTAGAATAGATACAGCGATTTATAGTGGATATAAATTACCTACTAACTACGATTCTATGATAGCTAAAATAATAGTTCATGGTGAAGATAGACATGAAGCTATACAAAAAATGAAGTCTGCATTAGATGAACTCGTCATTGAAGGTATCGAAACTAATTCAAATTTCCAATACTCGATTATGAATAATAAAGTATTTATTTCAGGAAATGCAAATACAGGATTTATAGAAGAATTATTGTCTTAA
- a CDS encoding biotin-dependent carboxyltransferase family protein: MGIIIHDGGLYTTVQDYGRYGYQDVGFSVCGAMDKRSLAIANMLVDNKEDEAGLEITLVGPKIEFTKSNFISITGGNLKPKINGIEVDMYKAIFVNEKDILTFENAKSGARAYIAFAGGLNIQSIMGSKSTNVKCSLGGYKGRTLKSGDFISFSSPKDYLPNFLSRYLNYKDEHSEDIVLRVILGPQDNEFTEDGLKTFLSASYKVTNDFDRMGCRLDGPKIEHKTSADIISDGIVLGSIQIPPNGKPIIMLADRQTTGGYTKIGTVISIDIRKLAQSKTGDIIKFKEISLNESQKLYRDEVNYLQEIKRKINKPCIEVLNPRNTSKRIKRLFNNL, translated from the coding sequence TTGGGAATTATCATTCATGACGGTGGATTATATACAACTGTTCAAGATTATGGGAGATATGGTTATCAAGATGTGGGATTCTCAGTGTGCGGTGCCATGGATAAAAGATCTTTAGCTATTGCCAATATGTTAGTTGACAATAAAGAAGATGAAGCTGGATTAGAAATAACACTGGTTGGTCCTAAGATAGAGTTTACTAAAAGTAATTTTATTTCAATAACAGGAGGGAACCTAAAACCAAAAATAAACGGTATAGAAGTTGATATGTATAAAGCAATTTTCGTAAATGAAAAAGATATATTAACTTTTGAAAATGCAAAATCCGGTGCTAGAGCATATATAGCTTTTGCAGGTGGATTAAATATACAAAGTATAATGGGAAGTAAATCAACTAACGTAAAATGCTCTTTAGGTGGATACAAAGGAAGAACTTTAAAAAGTGGTGATTTTATAAGCTTCTCATCGCCTAAAGATTACTTACCTAATTTTTTATCTAGATATTTAAATTACAAAGATGAACATAGTGAAGATATAGTATTAAGAGTTATTTTAGGTCCTCAAGATAATGAATTTACAGAGGATGGTCTAAAAACATTCCTTTCAGCCTCCTATAAAGTAACTAATGATTTTGATCGAATGGGGTGTAGATTAGATGGACCTAAAATAGAACATAAAACATCAGCGGATATAATATCAGATGGTATTGTATTAGGATCAATACAAATTCCACCTAATGGTAAACCAATAATTATGTTAGCTGATAGACAAACTACAGGGGGATATACAAAAATCGGAACAGTAATATCTATAGATATAAGAAAATTAGCACAAAGCAAGACGGGAGATATAATTAAGTTTAAAGAAATATCTTTAAATGAATCTCAAAAGCTTTATAGAGATGAAGTGAATTATTTACAAGAAATCAAAAGAAAAATAAATAAACCATGTATAGAAGTCTTAAATCCTAGAAATACATCTAAAAGGATTAAACGTTTATTTAATAATTTATAA
- a CDS encoding putative hydro-lyase, which yields MIYSNESPSVIRNLIRKGEYTKPTAGMCSGYAQANLVILPKSLAYDFLLFTQRNQKSCPILEVSDVGSRSLKYIAKDVDIAKDIPKYRVYEDGVLTGEYTDIEHLWQDDFVSFLIGCSFSFESELIKNQIEIRHISENCNVPMFITNIECKEAGIFNGNMVVSMRPIPYNQVVKAVNVTSLYPKVHGAPIHIGNPNEIGIKDINTPDFGDCVSIKENEVPVFWPCGVTPQSVVMNVKPKIVITHSPGHMLITDIKNEDLKD from the coding sequence ATGATTTATTCAAATGAATCTCCTAGTGTAATCAGAAATTTGATACGTAAAGGAGAGTATACAAAACCTACTGCAGGTATGTGCAGCGGATATGCTCAAGCTAATTTAGTCATTTTACCTAAAAGCTTAGCTTATGACTTCTTACTATTTACTCAAAGAAATCAAAAATCATGTCCAATCTTAGAAGTATCTGATGTTGGGAGTAGAAGCTTAAAATATATAGCTAAGGATGTTGATATTGCCAAGGATATTCCTAAGTATAGAGTTTATGAGGATGGAGTTTTAACAGGAGAATATACAGATATAGAACATTTATGGCAAGATGATTTTGTAAGTTTTTTAATAGGATGTAGCTTTTCTTTTGAATCCGAACTAATAAAAAATCAAATAGAAATAAGACATATAAGTGAGAATTGTAATGTTCCTATGTTTATAACCAATATAGAGTGTAAAGAAGCTGGTATATTTAATGGCAATATGGTAGTAAGTATGAGACCAATACCATATAATCAAGTTGTTAAAGCAGTTAATGTGACCTCATTATATCCAAAGGTTCATGGTGCACCTATACATATTGGTAATCCTAATGAAATAGGTATTAAAGATATTAATACTCCTGATTTTGGAGATTGTGTGAGTATTAAAGAAAATGAAGTGCCTGTATTTTGGCCTTGTGGTGTAACTCCACAATCAGTTGTTATGAATGTAAAGCCTAAGATTGTAATTACACATTCACCAGGACATATGTTAATAACTGATATAAAAAATGAAGATTTAAAAGACTAG
- a CDS encoding Nramp family divalent metal transporter, producing the protein MEALIDNDLKESKFKERLKNIGPGALIAAGFIGPGTITTCTRSGASSGYTLLWAMLFSTVATIIFQEMSARLGIVTQKGLGENIREKISNKVLRGIAIFIVIVAIFLGNVAYETGNLVGGSMGLSILVPSIPNTVWATLLGLITFVLLWSGNYKKIENILIGLVLLMSVTFFTTAIVSKPDLGAIIKGMFIPKAGANDWLTIVGLIGTTVVPYNLFLHASSVSERWKSAEDLKSARIDTVISIGLGGLISMAVIISASASFHGTGVEIDSGAVMAQQLEPLLGSWAKWFFGIGLFSAGFTSAITAPLAAAFATTGSLGLDSDMKGSKFRAIWIIVLGVGIVLSAFGMSSSPTELILVAQAANAVILPIIAIFLIFTLNHKDLGKYKNKLWNNVFGLFILGVTLVISYRSLLSFVDTLKGLFI; encoded by the coding sequence ATGGAAGCTTTAATAGATAATGATTTAAAAGAAAGTAAATTTAAAGAAAGATTAAAAAATATAGGTCCAGGGGCTCTAATTGCAGCAGGATTTATAGGGCCTGGAACAATTACTACTTGTACTAGATCCGGTGCAAGTAGTGGGTACACATTATTATGGGCAATGCTATTTTCAACAGTTGCTACAATTATTTTTCAAGAGATGTCTGCAAGACTCGGTATTGTCACGCAAAAAGGGTTAGGGGAGAATATAAGAGAAAAAATTTCTAATAAGGTATTAAGAGGGATAGCTATATTTATAGTAATAGTAGCCATATTTCTAGGAAATGTAGCTTATGAAACAGGAAATTTAGTTGGTGGATCTATGGGGCTATCAATATTAGTACCATCTATACCAAATACAGTTTGGGCTACACTTCTTGGCTTAATAACATTTGTATTATTATGGTCAGGTAATTATAAAAAGATTGAGAATATATTAATAGGTCTAGTATTGTTAATGAGTGTTACTTTTTTTACTACAGCTATAGTATCTAAGCCAGACTTAGGAGCTATTATAAAAGGTATGTTTATCCCTAAAGCAGGAGCAAATGATTGGTTAACAATAGTTGGACTTATTGGTACGACAGTAGTTCCATATAACTTATTTTTACATGCATCCTCTGTATCTGAAAGATGGAAAAGTGCAGAAGATTTAAAAAGTGCTAGAATTGATACAGTAATATCTATAGGTTTAGGTGGCCTTATATCTATGGCTGTTATTATTTCAGCTTCAGCTTCTTTCCATGGAACAGGAGTAGAAATAGATAGTGGAGCAGTCATGGCTCAACAATTAGAACCATTGTTAGGCTCATGGGCAAAATGGTTCTTTGGTATAGGTTTATTCTCAGCTGGATTTACTTCAGCTATAACAGCACCTTTAGCGGCAGCATTTGCAACAACAGGTTCTTTAGGTCTTGATAGTGATATGAAAGGTAGTAAATTTAGAGCTATTTGGATTATAGTTTTAGGAGTAGGAATAGTACTAAGTGCTTTTGGTATGTCTTCAAGTCCGACTGAGTTAATATTAGTAGCCCAAGCGGCAAATGCAGTTATATTACCTATAATAGCTATATTCCTTATATTTACGCTAAATCATAAAGATTTAGGTAAGTATAAAAACAAACTTTGGAATAATGTATTTGGTCTATTTATACTAGGAGTTACTTTAGTTATAAGTTACCGTTCATTATTATCATTTGTTGACACATTAAAAGGATTATTTATATAA
- a CDS encoding IS3 family transposase, with protein MSKKIFTEQEILELSKNKYVKNVTAKGITYTNEFKLQFIAEYENGKTSRAIFEDAGFDVNIIGIKRIDSASLRWRKAYNDKGILGLEDTRTLNSGRTLNRELTIEEIIAKKDAEIEYLKAELELIKKLELQERQVINKKIPASKIFRLIQNLIQSFNLKNMTRHLCKIANISTSGYYNFLNNFKTRSIKENKDLISKEIILKAFNYRGYKKGSRSIKMVLENKFNIIMNRKKIQRIMRKYNITCPIRKANPYKRIAKATKEHRVAPNRLNREFKQNIPGKVMLTDITYMPYGNNKMAYLSTIKDSSTNEILAYNLSNNLAIDIVTETINKLVKLKSFKLHKDAFIHSDQGSHYTSPIFQKLLKKYNLGQSMSRRGNCWDNAPQESFFGHMKDEIDYKSCETIEELKILIDDYMDYYNNERCQWNLKKLTPVQYRNQLLVTS; from the coding sequence ATGAGTAAAAAAATATTTACAGAACAAGAGATATTAGAATTATCTAAAAATAAATATGTAAAAAATGTAACTGCTAAAGGTATAACTTATACTAATGAGTTTAAATTGCAGTTTATTGCTGAATATGAGAATGGGAAAACTTCAAGAGCTATTTTTGAAGATGCAGGATTTGATGTTAATATAATTGGAATTAAACGTATAGATTCTGCTAGTCTAAGATGGAGAAAAGCATATAACGATAAAGGTATTTTAGGTTTAGAAGATACTAGGACTTTAAATTCAGGAAGAACACTTAATAGAGAATTAACTATTGAAGAGATTATTGCTAAGAAAGATGCTGAAATAGAGTATCTTAAAGCGGAGCTTGAATTGATAAAAAAGTTAGAGCTGCAAGAAAGGCAGGTGATAAATAAGAAAATACCTGCATCTAAAATATTTAGACTAATACAAAATTTAATTCAAAGTTTCAATCTTAAAAACATGACGAGACATTTATGTAAAATTGCTAATATCTCTACTTCAGGTTACTATAATTTTTTAAATAATTTTAAGACTAGAAGTATAAAGGAAAATAAAGATCTTATATCTAAAGAAATTATCTTAAAAGCATTTAACTATCGTGGATATAAGAAAGGATCTAGGTCTATAAAAATGGTATTAGAAAATAAATTCAATATTATAATGAATAGAAAGAAAATCCAAAGAATTATGAGAAAATATAATATTACTTGTCCTATACGTAAAGCTAATCCATATAAGCGTATTGCTAAGGCTACAAAGGAGCATAGAGTAGCTCCTAATAGACTAAATAGAGAATTTAAGCAAAACATACCTGGTAAGGTAATGTTAACTGATATTACATATATGCCGTACGGCAATAATAAGATGGCATATTTATCTACAATAAAAGATTCATCAACAAATGAAATATTAGCCTATAATCTTTCTAATAACTTAGCTATAGATATTGTAACTGAAACTATAAATAAATTAGTTAAACTAAAGTCATTTAAATTACATAAAGATGCATTTATTCATTCTGACCAAGGCTCTCATTATACAAGTCCAATCTTTCAAAAATTGCTTAAAAAATATAACTTGGGTCAATCTATGTCTCGTAGAGGCAATTGTTGGGATAATGCTCCGCAAGAATCATTCTTCGGACATATGAAGGATGAAATTGATTATAAAAGCTGTGAAACAATAGAAGAACTTAAAATATTGATAGATGATTACATGGATTATTACAATAATGAACGTTGCCAGTGGAATTTAAAAAAGCTGACTCCTGTGCAATACAGGAATCAGCTTTTAGTAACTTCTTAA
- a CDS encoding LamB/YcsF family protein, with product MYKVDLNCDLGESFGRYKLGLDEDVIKYISSANIACGFHASDPTVMDKTVKLASMYNVSIGAHPGFLDLLGFGRRNMDISLDEAKCYIKYQLGALYSFCKCNKTELVHVKPHGALYNMAAKDYKLAKAICEGIYEFDKNIILLGLSNSKMIDAAKDTGIKYASEVFADRAYEEDGSLVSRDKEGAIITKEEIAISRVVEMVKTKKVKSITGKYIDVKADSICVHGDGIKALEFVKKIKEKFASEGIEIKPLSEVI from the coding sequence ATGTATAAGGTAGACTTAAACTGTGACTTGGGAGAAAGTTTTGGAAGATATAAATTGGGACTAGATGAAGATGTTATTAAGTATATATCATCTGCAAATATTGCATGTGGATTTCATGCATCAGATCCTACTGTAATGGATAAAACAGTAAAACTTGCAAGTATGTATAATGTTTCTATAGGTGCTCATCCAGGATTTTTAGATTTATTAGGATTTGGGAGAAGGAATATGGATATTTCTTTAGATGAGGCAAAATGCTATATAAAATATCAGTTAGGAGCATTATATTCATTTTGTAAGTGTAATAAAACTGAATTAGTTCATGTAAAACCACATGGTGCTCTTTATAATATGGCAGCTAAAGATTACAAATTAGCTAAGGCTATATGTGAGGGAATTTACGAATTTGATAAAAACATTATACTACTAGGATTATCTAATAGCAAAATGATTGACGCTGCTAAAGATACTGGAATTAAATACGCAAGTGAGGTATTTGCAGATAGAGCATATGAAGAAGATGGATCTTTAGTAAGTAGAGACAAAGAAGGTGCAATTATTACTAAAGAAGAGATAGCTATATCTAGAGTAGTTGAAATGGTCAAAACGAAAAAAGTCAAAAGTATAACTGGAAAGTATATAGATGTGAAAGCTGACTCCATTTGTGTTCATGGAGATGGCATTAAAGCATTAGAGTTTGTAAAAAAAATAAAAGAAAAGTTTGCTAGTGAAGGCATAGAAATAAAACCATTAAGTGAAGTAATTTAA
- a CDS encoding acetyl-CoA carboxylase biotin carboxyl carrier protein, which produces MEFEKLLELIDIVEKSSLSKFSYKEGDTEIKFEKKNENQVTIKTNSDNFLELEREGNTLQDDKFDYIKSPLIGTFYKSPSPNEAPFISMGDKLSKGQTIGIIEAMKVMNEVKCNYDAIVEEILVDDSETVEYGQCLVKIKLI; this is translated from the coding sequence ATGGAGTTTGAAAAATTATTAGAGTTAATAGATATAGTAGAAAAATCATCATTAAGTAAATTCTCATATAAAGAAGGGGACACAGAAATAAAATTTGAAAAGAAAAATGAGAATCAAGTAACTATTAAAACAAATAGTGATAACTTTTTAGAATTGGAAAGAGAGGGAAATACTTTACAAGATGATAAGTTTGATTATATAAAGTCACCATTAATTGGAACTTTTTATAAATCTCCATCACCTAATGAAGCTCCTTTTATATCAATGGGTGATAAGTTATCTAAAGGTCAAACTATAGGAATTATAGAAGCTATGAAGGTTATGAATGAAGTTAAATGTAACTATGATGCAATAGTTGAGGAGATTTTAGTTGATGATAGCGAGACTGTAGAATATGGTCAGTGTTTAGTTAAAATAAAATTAATTTAA
- the ymfI gene encoding elongation factor P 5-aminopentanone reductase — protein sequence MNKKTVLITGASRGIGRAIARLFAINNYNVVINYNKSEHEAKELYEELSEKGCSVRIFKADVSDISEANSLVNYCIGQFEKIDVLINNAGISKNNLFTDISYEEWHEVMNVNLNSVFYVTKKALQYMIPEMNGKIINISSIWGIAGGSYEVHYSASKAAIIGMTKALAKELGPSNINVNCIAPGVIKTDMLNNINEDTIDMLRDETPLMRLGTPEDIARCALFLASEGGDFITGQVISPNGGFVI from the coding sequence ATGAATAAAAAAACAGTATTAATAACAGGAGCCTCTAGAGGTATTGGAAGAGCGATTGCAAGATTATTTGCTATAAATAATTATAATGTTGTAATAAACTATAATAAATCTGAACATGAAGCTAAGGAGCTTTATGAAGAACTAAGTGAAAAAGGGTGTTCTGTAAGAATATTCAAAGCAGATGTATCAGATATTTCTGAGGCAAATTCTTTAGTTAATTATTGCATAGGTCAATTTGAAAAGATTGATGTCTTAATAAATAACGCGGGAATTAGTAAAAATAATTTATTTACTGACATTAGTTATGAAGAGTGGCACGAAGTAATGAATGTTAACTTAAATAGTGTTTTTTATGTAACAAAAAAAGCATTACAATATATGATTCCAGAAATGAATGGTAAAATTATAAATATATCATCTATTTGGGGAATAGCAGGAGGATCTTATGAAGTACACTATTCTGCTTCAAAGGCAGCTATAATAGGAATGACAAAAGCATTAGCCAAAGAATTAGGACCATCAAATATAAATGTAAACTGTATAGCTCCTGGTGTAATAAAAACAGATATGTTAAATAATATAAATGAAGATACAATTGATATGTTAAGAGATGAAACGCCTTTAATGAGACTAGGTACTCCAGAAGACATAGCAAGATGTGCACTGTTCTTAGCAAGTGAAGGTGGAGATTTTATTACAGGACAAGTAATAAGCCCTAATGGAGGATTTGTAATATAA
- a CDS encoding cation:proton antiporter: MSYKFLLDLALILLSTKVLGLITRKFQMPQVVGALLAGLILGPAMLNILTETNFIIQLSELGVIVLMFCAGLESDLEELKKTGKASFIIALFGVLVPLVGGFLVAYFYDIPILSENMNGSVFLQNIFIGIILTATSVSITVETLKEMGKLNTSVGTAILGAAIIDDILGIIALTVISSIADTSVDVGFILFKIFAFFIFAIVVGIISYKVFDAWSKYENRDRRRFIIASFVFCLLLAYTSEEVFGVADITGAFIAGLVLSNIDRKEFISNRLNIVSYALLSPVFFASIGLKISLPNMDFDIIMFSIILTVVAVLTKIIGSGLGAKICKFSNRESIQIGIGMVSRGEVALIVASKGEALGLISNAMLGPVIIVVVVTTIVAPIFLKFIFKEKQNYDIVTSEANR, encoded by the coding sequence ATGTCTTATAAGTTTTTATTAGACTTAGCTCTAATACTATTGAGTACTAAGGTTTTAGGTCTAATAACGAGAAAATTTCAAATGCCACAAGTTGTTGGCGCTTTATTAGCTGGTTTAATATTAGGTCCAGCTATGCTTAATATTCTAACAGAAACAAATTTTATAATACAGCTATCAGAATTGGGAGTAATTGTACTAATGTTCTGCGCTGGACTTGAATCAGACTTAGAAGAGCTTAAAAAAACAGGTAAAGCTTCTTTCATAATTGCTTTATTTGGAGTTTTAGTACCTTTAGTTGGAGGATTTCTTGTTGCTTACTTTTATGATATACCTATATTATCAGAAAATATGAACGGAAGCGTATTCTTACAAAACATATTTATTGGTATTATATTAACAGCAACATCAGTTAGTATAACTGTTGAGACTTTAAAAGAAATGGGAAAGCTTAATACATCGGTAGGAACGGCTATATTAGGAGCTGCTATAATAGATGATATTTTAGGAATTATAGCATTAACTGTTATAAGTAGCATTGCAGATACATCAGTAGATGTTGGATTCATATTATTTAAAATATTTGCTTTCTTTATTTTCGCTATAGTTGTAGGGATTATTTCCTACAAAGTATTTGATGCTTGGTCTAAATATGAAAATAGAGATAGAAGAAGATTTATAATAGCTTCATTTGTATTTTGCTTATTACTAGCGTATACATCTGAAGAAGTATTTGGTGTGGCTGATATAACAGGTGCCTTTATTGCAGGTTTAGTTCTATCTAATATAGATAGAAAAGAATTTATTTCAAATAGATTAAATATCGTCTCGTATGCCCTATTATCACCTGTATTTTTTGCAAGTATCGGACTTAAAATTTCTTTACCTAATATGGATTTTGATATAATTATGTTTTCTATTATACTTACTGTAGTTGCTGTACTAACTAAAATAATTGGTTCTGGGTTAGGAGCTAAAATTTGTAAGTTTTCTAATAGAGAGTCTATTCAAATTGGAATTGGTATGGTATCAAGAGGAGAAGTTGCTCTTATAGTTGCTAGTAAGGGGGAAGCTCTCGGTCTTATATCAAATGCTATGTTAGGACCTGTAATTATTGTTGTAGTAGTAACTACTATCGTAGCTCCTATTTTTTTAAAATTTATTTTTAAAGAAAAACAAAATTATGATATTGTTACATCAGAGGCTAATAGATAG